The following DNA comes from Cucumis sativus cultivar 9930 chromosome 7, Cucumber_9930_V3, whole genome shotgun sequence.
ttttaattatgtctttttatttattctttttaaaactctACCATTTTTCAATGGTGTCATgtcatatatattcttaaatttatgtaCCACTTGCTAagcttttatatttttttaaaaaatacaattgagATCCCTATTTCAAATCTTGGGAGAGTTAAAAGGAATTTCAATagaatcaataataatatatatatgaaaaaaacgAGACAAAACTACAAATTCCACTTTAAACTTCTAGAATCcgatttactttttatttacattttgaaaaataaacttagTAAATATGacttcataaaaataaaataaaaattatattagatatttttagattcaataactaaattaaCTCCATCAAGAGAAACCACTCTTAAACAAATCAATCAAGAACTTGAATGATACCGATATGATGTCTAAACCTCTAGTacttctagatatttataattcaatcCCCACCACATCATTTCAAAGGTACTTCTTCTCAtctaaattacatttaaaagcaagtatatatatattatatatatatatatatcctcaAATCTAACAAGAGCtagaaattctttttaaaaaatagaaaaacttaaatgagGAAGATGGGGAGGTGTGTTTTGTCGTATATgtggaagaaaaatgaattgaagGGTTTGGCATATGTGTAAGAAATGGGTTGGACCTCTTCCTTCACACCTTCCTTCTAGAGatatataaactaataaatgaatcaaattttgttcatgACATTAATTCTTTCTAGAAGCCTAAAGTTTAAACTCTCAATAGCACACCActttcattatttcattttccttctaGAACTTCTCCATTGCATGTTGTAATCAATTTGATTCACAacttgccttttcttttttctactcCTTCCTccaaacaatatttatttatttatttattttctccccATTTTTTACACCAACTTTAGAAAATGACCCACAAAAGTATTTCTAATTTCAAGGGCAGCccatgttttctttcttaaaaaaaaaaaaaaaaaagaaaagaaaaaagaaaacttttttagtttttgctTTATATAACCTCTCCCCATGCCACACCCTCCATTTGTTAATATTCTACTAAATAAATCAACACATCacctttttcttgttttcttattctttttttcattttgatcatTATGCTCTCATCTcctctcttcttcaacttctatCCTCACCATTTTGTTCATAACCAAGGCAACCACATTGAGGATATTTCctcttattttctctttgaGGCCACTGGGGACTCCGAGGTCGACCTTCAGAGCTCGTCTCCCGTCTCCACGGAGTTCAACGACGCGGAATCATGCACCGATGACACTGATCGTATTATGTTATGTAAtaatgaagatgatgaagatgaagaagagatGGGTGTTgagaatgatgatgatgatggggatgaagaagaagaagaagaagaagtagttGAAAGCAAGGCCATTGGGTTTTCAATAAAGTCAAATGCTTCTATTGATTCAACTAAGGATGAGTTCAAAATGTTGAATGAAGTTGATAAAAACAGGTTGTTTTGGGAGACTTGTTTGGCTTcatagggttttttttttttttttttttttttttttttttttttttccaatctCATTTCTGAAAAACTGGGAGGGTTGTggtgaaggaaaaatgaaggaaacTTGTGggatttctttctttttttaaaaaaaaaatatatacttttgttGGTGTTGCTGTTTGATGTTTAAAATGTACATGAAAGCAAGAGATGGATTTTTATTGATCCATTTAagacatttctttttcttttcgtttgaCTTTGTGTTATTGCCTTCTTTTTCTGGGTTCATTTATGATGTTTTAAGATTTCTGAAGATGGGGTGGTAATTCTCAAGTTGGACCTACACAAAAACTATTCATTTTAAATGGGCTAAATTGTAAATCTTGTCTCTGGTTTCAAGAAGTTTAGATTTCAGttcttatattaaaatttaatattaccaATTTACATGATGACATATGTGTAAAAGACTAAGATGACTACTTTATCTTTTAGACTTGCTATTTTATTAAGTATGTAAAAGACTAAGATGTATCTAATTTTATACTGCTAAAAAAGagtatataaatgaaaaatacaaaactgtCACATGGTAATTTTTCACCGGACAACTCCTTGGACGGCATGAATTAAAGATAGGTGCAATCTAGAGAACCATTCTCTCTTTGATTTATTAAGTTTTCTttgtgagaaagaaaaacacatagtttagttctaaaaaaaagtgaggAGAGGAAGGCACACAATTTTTTAgaagatcattattatttaCGGTTCAAAGAAGGTTATTGTTTTATACCCAACAGGTTATTATAGTAAAAACTTACAACTTTATAAACTGTATGAATAAATTCTGaacttttcttcaaattatagGACTAAATTTATGATTGGTCACTTCAAATATATGAGTTGAAAGCAAAGTCTGCAACTTCCTCGCTCCGTCCTATGATGGCGATTATTTTGGTAGGTGGCTGTTGAAGTTTGAAGTCATGATTTCAAAGATGACATCCAACACATTGTAATTGAAATTCAACAAAGTTATCTAAGAGATGATGAGAGTTTGGGAACATCATGAAACTTCAAATACATCCACAATAGCAATAACACAGTTCTACTAACAAGAGAATTTTCAAGGTTAAGTTTGTTTCGGTTACAAAAGAAACGGATCAAGCGCGTTCAGCTCGAAGCTAAACTTTAGGAATCACAAAATCACACAAACAAGCAATCctctctatcttttttttttttcgggTCAAAGCCTCTCGCTAAATGTCGTGCTatgatacaaaaaaaaaagcaagcATCACTTTGAACTACTACAAAGAAAGCATATCACGAAGTACTGTCGTTGCCGGTGAAAGCTGTTAGACTGATTCCTTAGAAGCAACAACCATGGACGTCGACGAAACGGGTTCTCTCATTTTGTCATCAATCTGAATATCGATGAAGTTTTTACATGCCATGGGGTCTTCTTTGTGAATGCTTTGTCCCTCGTCTTCGTGCAAACTCGTCCTTGAATCTTCTCCATCACTACTAGTACTACTAAGGCATGAGTTTTCGTTTTTACTATCAGTGAACGTTATACTGGACTCGACATTAAATCCTGAGCAGCTTCTTGGACTCAATTCCATGTCTAAATCACCTTCTTGTCTAGTTGAAGACCTGCAAGACTCACTTTTTGTTTCATTCAATTGCCTCAAGAAGCAGTCCTCTATCTCACTTAATGACCCCTCCtcttcatctccatcttcacTGCTGTGATTGTAATCATCGACATCATTCTCAACATCGGAGTTTGGTCCTCTCGATTCATCAGCAGTATCCATGTCTTCCTGACTGTCGAAATCTTCATGCATTTGTCGATCGGAAGAATGAGATGACATGGGCGAATATCCTCCTGAAGAAGCCTCTTCCCGCTCACGTAAAGTTTTCATTATCAGTGTTTTGAGAAGGTTCATCACTTGAACAGCATGCATTAGGGCCGTCAATGGATCAGACATCTATCAAAGAAAATAGCAGAGTCAATCAACTTTAACGAGTCGAAAAACAACACTGAACACAACATCATGCAAATGACTAAAATACTGATTGAAAACTTTTAATGCAAGTCGAATAGcctaataaaacatttttttactcATCTATCTCGGTTTAGACCTGAGTCATGTTCGGAGCAAAAACCATAGCAATATTCCTTGCGTTCATTTTGTTGGAATCCTCTTCCTCAACAACATCAGCCATAAGATCCACAGCCCAACCCAGCAAGGCAGCCTCAGTTGGTTTTAACTGCTTAACAAGCTCGACCGACTCCTCTTCGGTGTTACATTGCAGAACTTCCTCAGGAGAGAGTCCATCAAGCACTCCAGACGGAAGCTCTCGAAACCAAGCTTTAATTAGGCCAGCTAAGCAGTGGACATCAATGTTTTCAGGTATAATTCCCCTGTTCAATTTGTCCCTTACTTTCTCCTCTTGGCTATTCTCCGGGTTAATCCGAAAAATCCCTTCCGCCTGCAGCAAAAATCATCacaaaaaaacacataaacataCAAACAAACAGGTAGATACAAAACAATCCACCATTAACCACGATTTCGGTACCTTGAGACCTCCTTGACGGTACAATCGATCCTGCATTAGTAAAAGTATTGTCGGTACACTATTTCCTCTTGAATCAGTAGAGCATTGCATTGATTCAGCTGAGACCCCAAACACATTGGCACTGCAAAGTTAAGGTGTTCATAATTTAGTTGTACATGAAGAACAGAGAAAACTAAATGATGTCGGGACCCCACTCGTTACATAATGTTCGTGGCCCACACAACTAATAATCAAAAGGCTCCTCCCACCAAATGACCAGCTCCAAGAAACAGTATTGTCATAGCCCGTGACACAATTCAATGTTCATTCTAAATGACAGGGAGGTGAGTTCCTTAATTGAGTGGAAGaacatttttatgaaaaaagtcCTTTGATAGTACTGTTTAAATCAAATTGTGGacttaaagagagaaaatgtgAACTATTTCACGCTATAACCCAGtctttaaaactaattttgtgcGAGAAATGTCTTAGTTCTTGTTGTATTGGAAGAAGAAGGCCAAGTTTTGGTCCTTCCCTCAACCCATTCGTCTAAAAAATTctggtaaaaagaaaagaggattAGTAACTCCAAAACTAAAATGCCATGAAAAAGGCTCAAATTAAAGCCAAACCCAAACCAAAGATTTGAAGTGTAGAAGCAAAGATTAAGTCTTATCAAGAGCTCCTTCCAAAAGGCAAAAATGGCTATTTACAAACACTAAAAACTAGGAATCCAAGCAAAAAGCTTAACGGTTGAGCTCAAAAGATGGCATCCCAGCCAAACATATAAACACAAAAAGCTTAGATTCAAGACTCATGATGATATCCGTCCAAGTTCCAACGGAAAAAATGGCCACTTGCAAAATCTGAAATTAGAAACCCAAGCAAAATGGCCAAAGGTTGAGCTAAAAAGTGGCACCCCAACCAAACATTTAAGCTCAAAAGGCTGAGATTCAAGTTTCACATTGAGCTCCTTCCAGGTTCCAAGGGAAAAAATAGTCACTTGGAACCTTTCCAAGCAGGAATCTGAAATTTtggctaaaaaaaaaacaaacccaagaaagaaatgaactcaaaaaccccaaaaagaaaggaaaaatcttCACCTGGCACTGGGAACAGAACTGGGAATCTCAACTTCAAACTCAACAGGAAGTCCCAAAAAGCCATTGAAACGGTCAAAAGTGACATGGGCAATATGTCGAACATTTGTCGGCCATCCAATTTCCATGTGATGAACAGTAGAAATGAGATCCTCCCGACGATCAACACGGCAATATACCATGGATTTCCTCAAAGCCGTCAACAGAACATCGACTACagagatttgattttggtCATCAGTAACTGAGCCTTTGGCTCCTCCTCCACTTTTGACCATTTTGTTGGCTCCACCTCCGCCACCGCAGCCGCCGCCTCTTGTAACCATAACAATGCCTGTCATTGTATTGATTCTGAAATTGGGTCAACTTCGTTTTGGTGGGGttttgaaggaagaattgaaaatcTGAGAGATGGGTATGATGAATGAGGAGGAAGTGGGTTAATatgggttttgtttgtttatgtttGCATTGAAGGAAAGAAGTGAACTTGGCGTTGTTCTTCGAagttaaaacaaatttcaaaaaaaaggTTTCAAACGGCCACttcagttttcaaaaaaatttcgCTTTTTTATGTGCTCTTCTATCTGCACACACCACCGTTGCTCATTGCAccccactttttctttttttaatttaatttaactatgtattaaaatcaattttaaaagttaaagaattCATTAAACATAACTTAAGGTTTAGAAATTCATTGaacacaactttttttttttttttttttataaataaaagatgttTGTTCATTGAAGATCCAAATAATTCCTATTGTctaaaaggttttaattataatgtatttaagatttttcaatttattttctcactAACTAAAGTAATTATAGACCTTTCTCCCTACGGCTTATAgattaaacattaaaacataTTACTAATGGGAATTTAGGGTTAATCAATATGCCCTAAGCTTCACAATCTACCTATTACTTCATTCTAACTCATTGACCTTAATGTGGATAAAATTTATGAGTCTACTTTTAgttattcaatttcatttattatatagcAAATCTAGACTTTCAAGcaattaatttacataaaacTAGGAGCCAaacattctttatttatatatat
Coding sequences within:
- the LOC101220148 gene encoding rho GTPase-activating protein 2, whose protein sequence is MTGIVMVTRGGGCGGGGGANKMVKSGGGAKGSVTDDQNQISVVDVLLTALRKSMVYCRVDRREDLISTVHHMEIGWPTNVRHIAHVTFDRFNGFLGLPVEFEVEIPSSVPSASANVFGVSAESMQCSTDSRGNSVPTILLLMQDRLYRQGGLKAEGIFRINPENSQEEKVRDKLNRGIIPENIDVHCLAGLIKAWFRELPSGVLDGLSPEEVLQCNTEEESVELVKQLKPTEAALLGWAVDLMADVVEEEDSNKMNARNIAMVFAPNMTQMSDPLTALMHAVQVMNLLKTLIMKTLREREEASSGGYSPMSSHSSDRQMHEDFDSQEDMDTADESRGPNSDVENDVDDYNHSSEDGDEEEGSLSEIEDCFLRQLNETKSESCRSSTRQEGDLDMELSPRSCSGFNVESSITFTDSKNENSCLSSTSSDGEDSRTSLHEDEGQSIHKEDPMACKNFIDIQIDDKMREPVSSTSMVVASKESV
- the LOC105436165 gene encoding nuclear polyadenylated RNA-binding protein 3; the protein is MLSSPLFFNFYPHHFVHNQGNHIEDISSYFLFEATGDSEVDLQSSSPVSTEFNDAESCTDDTDRIMLCNNEDDEDEEEMGVENDDDDGDEEEEEEEVVESKAIGFSIKSNASIDSTKDEFKMLNEVDKNRLFWETCLAS